The Gossypium hirsutum isolate 1008001.06 chromosome D07, Gossypium_hirsutum_v2.1, whole genome shotgun sequence genome includes the window CagacattataattttttaatattaatatttgaacGATGACATTATGAAATTAGAGATCTCTAAAACGACAAGATCATGATGTTAAATTACTAAAcatgattaaattatgataataaataatagttaAGCTAGCCACAATGGCTAAGAAAATGGACGGCTAGCTAGGACTCTTGATGCCGACCTCTAagccttaattttatttttcatagctAAGGGGTAATCAAATAAAGATTCGAATGGTAATGTTTCAAGGGCAGATAAAAGGGTTATAAATACACGCACTTGGGTTGCTTATGAGCTTTATAAAGACTATATAAGCATATTCTGAAGCACACAAGTCCAAATTTGTTCCCTTTTGTTGAACACTGCTTTGTAGTACTTAAAAGCTTGTAAAGAGTGATCCTAGAAATGATGTTTGATGGGGGAGATAATTATACTCAGGAGATGATGTCGGTGACTGgaatttcaacaaccaaaacgAAGAACAATAACAAGAGGAGGTTCAGCGATGAACAAATCAAATCGTTGGAATTGATGTTCGAGTCCGAAACCAGGCTTGAGCCTGGGAAGAAGTTGGAGGTGGCTAAAGAGTTGGGGTTGCACCCAAGGCAGGTTGCAATCTGGTTCCAGAACAAGAGGGCTCGGTGGAAATCGAAGCAGCTTGAACAAGATTACAGCATCCTACAAGCCAATTATAACATTCTAGCTTCCAAGCTCGAAAgtttaaagaaagaaaagcaGGGCTTGGTGATTCAGGTACTACTTTCACTTTGCATTTGCATACAAAGAAAGCAATGAAAAGATTATAACATGTTAGATGTttttaaatcatatataatataacagCTGCAGAAGCTGAACCATTTGCTTAAGAAGCCAGAAGAGGAAGGCCAGTGTTGCGAACAAGTGACATCAATGAACAGCATTGACGGAGAGTCAGATCAGGGGGAGGGTGTCAAGTCTGATTCTGAAGGGCACCTCAGTTTATCAATGGAAAGATCGGAACACGCACTTGGAGGGGTCTCGGATGATGATAGTGGCACAAAGATAGACTGTTTTGGACTGGAAGAAAAGCTTAACTTTATAAGCATGGCGGAACCAGCTGATGGTTCTTTGACATCTTCAGAAGAGTGGCAGAGCTTTGACTCTGATGCTCTCTTTGATCGGTACAGTAGTGTTTATGAGTGGTGGGACTTTCGGTCTTGaacaaatgaaataacaaaaaaaagtatGGAGGAAAATGTATGAAAATAATCTTCCTTGTACAAACAACCAAGAGGAAATATAAGAGAGAATTGAACgaggcatatatatatttaccgtCGACTAGTTCTTGTAAATCCTCAAAAATGGGAAATTCATTGAGTTGGTTCAATTCTGAAAAATATGATCAAaccaataaaattaatttattcttcttctctttttaattttatattaagaaagaaatttgtaAACCAGAAGTGGCGGAGGAAAGATGAAGCGTTCCACAAAAACATCCACATGAGTGGAGGAGCACGTGGCCAGCGACTGATTGGTCAGACCACTGCCGAGTAAGATAAAACTGCGATTCTCCCACACGTTTTATTACAGCCCTGGCCTCAAATACAGGTGCTCAGGCCCGGATTcctgacttattttatatttgtaCCAAGTaccatgtttaaatttttttctaaatttatctatattttaaaaatattaatttaagtcattttaatatattattttaatatttaatatttttatacattcccatttattaaaaatttttatattatcgccttaaccttattttaatatttttattaaaataatattatatatttagtatatttttttaatgtattttaaattatataatatataaaaataacataatataaagtatataaacttaaaataagtTGGGTCAGGCTAGGCTCGAGCCTTGAATGTTAAAGCCTGAgcccgacccatattttaaatgagcttaatttttttgcccaaactcttTTTTAGGTctaatatttttgcccaaatcctCTCAAATTTTAGACGAATCTTCGAACCTAAACAAATAACCCGACTCATAAATAAATCtaatctaaaattatttttagaccATTGATCTAATTGGTTTagtctattcaaaattttaaaaaattaaaaaaaatctaattcaacCTTATTTATGGTCTGATTTAATTTTTCCATACCAAATCTTAGATTTAACTGATTCAAAAAATCTCTTTAAATCGATATTCCCACCTCCCGATCCAACCCGCTGGTCTAGTTCAAACTCACCGATTTTCACTCCTTTAGCTTCCTCTCTAACATGTAAGAAAATCCCTctctatttattaatttatttcccAATTAGTTTCTCATAATCCCTCCCATTGCTCTCTCAACTTCTGGGTTTTTCTTTTCTGTAGTTGAAGAAATGGATTCTGGAGAACAGGTTTTTGTTTTTGAAGAAGTGGCAAAGCGCAAGGAAAGGGATGATTGTTGGCTTTTGATATCTGGAAAGGTTGGTTTTCAGGTTTTCCCCTCTTCTTTTgttgttgatttatattttatagcTTAATTCTAGAATTTGAAAGgctatattgaattgaatgttctCTGTATGACAATGAAATTATTAGATTCTCCCTTCCGATTTAAACTTTTACAAGTATTTCCATATATGCATATCCACGTTTTCCAATGATTACTGGTACTATTCAAATTAGtagaaacttaattaaaaatgatgCTGAATCCTTTATCTGTCGAATTGCTGACATTTTCGGTGAAATCAAATTCGGGTTTTTGCTTATAAGTCCACATTAGATAATTCCATCTGAATACTACAATGAAGCCTTGTTTCATGTTCATTTAAACCTATTTTCTTTTCACACTAATATATCAGGTGTATGATGTAACCCAATTCTTGGAGGATCATCCTGGAGGAGATGAAGTCTTGCTAGCCGCTAGTGGTAAGATGATTGTATTGTTATCTGCCAATAATTAACCGGCGGATCGTATTTCTTTATCCCGGCTTGATTCATCTTTATTCATGTTGGTACCACTATGAACTACTTGTTCCGCAGGAAAAGATGCGACACAGGATTTCGAAGATGTTGGTCACAGTGATGATGCAAGGAACATGATGAAAAAATACTACATTGGTGAGGTGGACAGCACCACTGTTCCTCCTTCAAACAAGATCAAACCACAGACGTATTCAGTGACTCAAAAAGATGACGAACCTGGCTTTCTGTTTAAGATATTACAGAT containing:
- the LOC107954436 gene encoding homeobox-leucine zipper protein ATHB-12; amino-acid sequence: MMFDGGDNYTQEMMSVTGISTTKTKNNNKRRFSDEQIKSLELMFESETRLEPGKKLEVAKELGLHPRQVAIWFQNKRARWKSKQLEQDYSILQANYNILASKLESLKKEKQGLVIQLQKLNHLLKKPEEEGQCCEQVTSMNSIDGESDQGEGVKSDSEGHLSLSMERSEHALGGVSDDDSGTKIDCFGLEEKLNFISMAEPADGSLTSSEEWQSFDSDALFDRYSSVYEWWDFRS
- the LOC107954437 gene encoding cytochrome b5, yielding MDSGEQVFVFEEVAKRKERDDCWLLISGKVYDVTQFLEDHPGGDEVLLAASGKDATQDFEDVGHSDDARNMMKKYYIGEVDSTTVPPSNKIKPQTYSVTQKDDEPGFLFKILQILVPILILGLAFGFQFLGKKEKTEA